The following coding sequences are from one Saprospiraceae bacterium window:
- a CDS encoding outer membrane beta-barrel protein, with protein sequence MNYSNCKFEEFEGISPKGRFGYFIGIAPSYQINKKIQLQVDFQYSLKGYDTGIDNNPIPSRNRYGYLDIIPEVEFDLLRYLVLGIGLNYGIKVNEQVKINNGDWSDPIVESIRSTDFGLVCKLETNYKNLFALARYNIGLINVSEFVFTDDNGQVNDNAKQFIRNLQIGIGYKLKFKKV encoded by the coding sequence ATGAATTATTCAAATTGTAAGTTTGAAGAATTTGAAGGTATATCTCCAAAAGGTAGATTTGGATATTTCATTGGAATAGCTCCAAGTTATCAAATTAACAAAAAAATACAGCTTCAAGTTGATTTTCAATATAGCTTAAAAGGGTATGACACGGGAATCGACAATAATCCTATACCATCAAGGAATAGATACGGATATTTAGACATTATTCCGGAGGTCGAATTTGATTTACTGAGATATTTGGTGCTTGGTATTGGTCTGAATTATGGAATAAAAGTAAACGAGCAAGTCAAAATTAACAATGGCGATTGGTCAGATCCGATTGTTGAAAGTATAAGGTCAACTGACTTTGGATTGGTATGTAAATTAGAAACAAACTATAAGAACTTATTTGCTTTAGCGAGGTACAATATTGGATTGATTAATGTTTCAGAATTTGTATTTACCGATGATAATGGACAGGTCAATGATAATGCAAAACAATTTATTCGCAATCTGCAAATTGGAATTGGATATAAATTAAAATTTAAGAAAGTGTAA
- a CDS encoding T9SS type A sorting domain-containing protein: MKNPNDKYDAFILLMDANCGPIDGYQISGVEGESASIINNGNGLYTIWGNSESDTTYFVNFDQKYRAGLGQFFMDIRFKSSTRVEELEEGLKNIEIYPNPSNDFVTIKSFDLNKSMEMEIFAIDGKNVYQKEIDISTDEIIFRWPSELKTGIYFYKFKSKNAMKIIKVIKQ, translated from the coding sequence TTGAAAAATCCAAATGACAAATATGATGCATTTATATTATTGATGGATGCCAATTGTGGTCCTATTGATGGGTACCAAATATCTGGAGTAGAGGGAGAGTCGGCTTCTATAATTAACAACGGTAATGGTTTATACACTATCTGGGGAAATTCTGAAAGTGACACAACTTATTTTGTAAATTTCGATCAGAAATATAGAGCAGGATTGGGTCAGTTTTTTATGGATATCAGGTTTAAATCATCTACGAGAGTAGAAGAACTTGAAGAAGGACTGAAGAATATTGAAATATATCCAAATCCTTCCAATGATTTTGTTACGATTAAATCTTTTGATTTAAATAAGTCAATGGAGATGGAAATTTTTGCCATTGATGGAAAGAACGTTTACCAAAAAGAGATAGATATTTCGACGGATGAAATTATATTCCGATGGCCATCAGAACTAAAAACAGGAATTTATTTCTATAAATTTAAATCCAAAAATGCAATGAAAATCATTAAGGTAATAAAACAATAA
- a CDS encoding IS30 family transposase: MSKRYGDWEGDTIVGKNHKSQIASMVERKSLFVKIIKLESKGAKFTAKTISCKLKKYKNLCHTITLDNGKENADHQTLAKALNTKIYFAHPYSAYERGCNENINGLIRQYLPKKSDFSMLKQTDLDRIESQINNRPRKKLGYKTPNEVFLNLVALKC, from the coding sequence ATCTCAAAAAGGTATGGAGATTGGGAAGGAGATACTATAGTAGGAAAGAATCATAAGTCTCAAATTGCCAGTATGGTGGAAAGAAAATCCTTGTTTGTAAAGATTATTAAGCTGGAGTCCAAAGGAGCTAAATTCACAGCCAAAACAATCAGTTGCAAATTGAAAAAATATAAAAACTTATGCCATACAATTACATTAGACAATGGAAAAGAAAATGCAGATCATCAAACATTGGCTAAAGCATTGAATACTAAGATATACTTTGCTCATCCATATTCTGCTTATGAAAGAGGTTGCAATGAAAATATCAATGGTTTAATACGGCAATACTTGCCAAAAAAATCAGACTTTTCCATGCTCAAGCAAACTGACTTGGATCGAATTGAATCCCAAATAAATAATCGACCTAGAAAAAAATTAGGTTACAAAACACCAAATGAAGTATTTTTGAACCTTGTCGCACTTAAATGTTGA
- a CDS encoding IS30 family transposase, with the protein MYKQITYPQRVLIEQFRRQGMSIIQIALELGFHRSTIYRELDRNSSPGSYKLYGSARAQDRSEQRAQGKGRKNKITSDLRCKVDQLLKIKWSPEQIEGRANIDKYERVSKECIYQYVYEDKRKGGDLWSNLRHSHRRRRRRKNTYKQRGIIKNRVCIEDRPKIVESQKGMEIGKEIL; encoded by the coding sequence ATGTATAAACAAATCACCTACCCTCAAAGGGTATTAATTGAACAATTTAGAAGGCAAGGAATGAGCATTATTCAGATAGCTTTGGAATTAGGGTTTCATAGAAGCACAATATATCGGGAACTCGATAGAAACTCTTCACCTGGTTCATACAAGTTATATGGAAGCGCAAGAGCGCAGGATCGGAGTGAACAGAGAGCACAAGGAAAGGGAAGGAAGAATAAAATTACAAGCGATCTTAGATGCAAAGTGGATCAATTACTTAAAATCAAGTGGAGCCCAGAGCAAATCGAAGGTCGAGCGAATATTGATAAGTATGAAAGGGTTAGTAAAGAGTGCATATATCAATATGTATATGAAGATAAAAGGAAAGGAGGTGATCTATGGAGTAATTTAAGACATTCCCACAGAAGAAGGCGAAGACGCAAAAATACCTATAAACAAAGGGGAATTATCAAAAACAGAGTATGTATTGAAGATAGACCAAAGATTGTTGAATCTCAAAAAGGTATGGAGATTGGGAAGGAGATACTATAG